One window of the Bombus affinis isolate iyBomAffi1 chromosome 10, iyBomAffi1.2, whole genome shotgun sequence genome contains the following:
- the LOC126921456 gene encoding uncharacterized protein LOC126921456 isoform X3 codes for MSGFFNSLKNFASGAAYAASSASKYEELEVEDTKMRFSLTPQPGESGFIQWLDAMKMVARLPGGIPPEFRKKLWLTLAERHLEQRGVDWKQAEKICFNEWSNPDDEELGIQIVKDLHRTGCSLFCGAAGRDNQAVLRRVLLGFARWNKSVGYCQGLNVLAALVLQVMDRAESAAVKVMIYLIEGVLPEGYFADNLRGLSVDMAVFRDLLRARLPKLSKHLEALQNDAKDKATGSSYEPPLTNVFTMQWFLTLFCHCLPQEAVLRVWDLIFLEGDEILLRTALAIWEGLSDRIMTVTSADEFYSIMGVLTREMLEFTDTNNLIKNIISMGSLHGVTGLREKHRYNITPWARKLSDDEDSDTEEDERLAVAAAMFSMAQRLKKDRIPQTIGALQAMAPSSDRERLALDITTLKQQYAKLRERQRQAHIILSAACARQTMVPPPTSQAMNHLLVGKSALVSGKNRPLTLPSGAATTKIRPTTLNQNRRDRQGVTLHWKDTKKPKQKPSNLPETVECNVVTMQSTEAELASPKRSNGDSDSDSTSTELCDEPDRLSDVDSEDLTSASESCVVGTDEEKSSQITGSPIRDKPLDRSFLEEKIEPINVEDSKDSKSSEENLGDISIAKITDQIRRLSAEDDNNSMVPQKFSVQSKESPEEQSTKELKKEKSMLDLSIDYTSDSNIVKKSSLNSNEYDYLGFSGSKISSKEDEVLVHERHRSKQTTNEIVDIPQDEVATIKKDQTEDKITTTMKQDSLNIYLDYSASLDKKYDRITDKSSLDVEIENEIRSDRYKTSFDFSSRISLDLKPYETSKIGSLTSDTADTVNTERTLYGKAYVGYLPISPVTVDQKLSKVTPSTHTTHNTTVLTPETPEILHKTLENTSYNDRIQTKIYSDLVKSPKTPESNKSFSSGETMGPDSKPSSLTVSPRTPVRSESRDFSMDKSLCSSVSSDSKTLVLRSADSDSTRDSTKTDAKKMYEISNSATPISMDSLQKSEASPKLVVSSSSESCSPSKLKSSERSFSSDLQSPISANSIKYTSNFSRRGQDDVSGSPMDLSSATSPFYPISNPNQKTPTSPYSVSRRRSSLDSNETSPEQKSTSSRESNKFLGYQSTFDSPIKTSDIKDVDGIARKGDTFVRPEFITRKEDSSINLTDRRINVSDVKYYQTTSTDYYRKDKDILDDGGDDPSSEKDVVPSLPQEKLDKHYLNYRYRDRSKLLERSSSSLDSRRYADMKSSASTDEFSTSIAQKRSSDILEDIKHLEAKANDGSSDNGMLTKKSSYIWEDMKNLEARRQDTFSDSARNFSKHRLEIPDINITGESRKSYVVHPKINIDENSDSILKTMACGKSNGTDDGRESKLGVWTKVKPRKKSDNGRRNSDRALKIIQENSAILQKILACQAKKRLPDLEEISKEITISPINEEISKIFSPILEKMGLNEHEINEELARINFKDFDNMTATSVSEFDAKINEELSKLSLIDETEQMDHFDVDEVISHEYLNTREALIDRKINEELSKLLANYDDHSPASMVSLDKGPSSQNISEIEGLDLSSISTNVFSYKSSNDSIDTRSDLGSTQEPSIPVDKFPKYTAYAVPKYHVDDSSPKSDIDIYRELEKLDKISSAQVLPDPTLELPQKELSSIPYVPNTSPFKDVSPLRYTSKPAQYDTSPLKTSYDPYKTFDFKPKLSPKHVSTNPFVSATYEKPVVDTAFEYINHKPEISINTYDLHLKSPMMTKESLEFRVRYDDDPVREVNTDYMSLQPESRSITTTSKSPYFSNGNTEPLTPTKYISKEERILDTGGTSFLDYPSESPELLRRKYNALSPKEYTHTKSTTDYDRHLGTLPPIEPGTETGSYLPTRHRDYHSLSPNRQFPDHFPSTINHHYTSKLSSGLSDESKRPVSHPEFPGKMNVGKYAELPDRSSSSYKKSSLSLGNIGHSSKGADNNFNTVTSPKTQFSPFPVRNAPRKPKELTLKLGLYSPKSSDIGQLKRS; via the exons ATGAGCGGATTTTTCAACTCCCTGAAAAACTTCGCGTCAGGAGCCGCGTACGCTGCCAGCTCTGCCTCGAAGTACGAAGAATTGGAAG TCGAAGACACGAAGATGAGATTTAGCCTGACGCCGCAACCAGGAGAAAGTGGTTTTATACAATGGCTGGACGCGATGAAAATGGTTGCCAGGTTACCAGGAGGAATTCCGCCGGAATTTCGAAAGAAG TTGTGGCTGACATTGGCAGAACGTCATTTAGAGCAGCGCGGCGTAGATTGGAAGCAGGCTGAAAAGATCTGCTTCAACGAGTGGAGCAATCCTGACGATGAAGAGCTTGGTATACAAATCGTTAAA GACCTACACAGAACGGGCTGCAGTCTGTTTTGCGGTGCAGCTGGCAGAGACAATCAAGCGGTGCTTCGTCGAGTTCTGCTCGGTTTCGCCCGATGGAACAAGTCCGTCGGCTATTGCCAGGGCCTGAACGTGTTGGCCGCCCTCGTTCTGCAAGTAATGGATCGCGCCGAGTCCGCCGCGGTGAAGGTGATGATCTACTTGATAGAGGGTGTCCTGCCCGAGGGTTACTTCGCGGACAATCTCCGTGGCCTGTCGGTCGACATGGCGGTATTTCGAGATCTCCTCCGGGCCAGGCTGCCCAAGCTCTCGAAACATCTGGAGGCGCTGCAGAACGACGCGAAGGACAAGGCGACAG GCAGCAGTTACGAGCCACCTCTGACGAATGTGTTCACGATGCAATGGTTCCTTACTCTTTTCTGTCACTGTTTGCCACAAGAGGCTGTCCTGCGCGTATGGGACCTCATATTTCTCGAAGGAGATGAGATATTGCTTAGAACCGCACTGGCCATCTGGGAAGGACTTTCCGA TCGTATTATGACGGTGACATCGGCGGACGAGTTTTATAGTATAATGGGAGTGCTGACAAGGGAGATGCTCGAGTTCACGGATACTAATAACCTCATAAAG AATATCATTAGTATGGGATCTCTGCATGGTGTAACGGGGCTAAGAGAGAAACATAGATACAATATCACACCTTGGGCAAGAAAATTGAGCGACGACGAGGACAGCGACACGGAGGAGGATGAAAGGCTGGCCGTGGCTGCTGCGATGTTCAGTATGGCACAGCGACTGAAGAAAG ATCGTATACCTCAAACGATTGGAGCGCTGCAGGCAATGGCACCCAGCAGCGACCGAGAACGGCTCGCTTTAGACATTACTACTTTGAAACAGCAGTACGCCAAGCTACGCGAACGTCAACGACAGGCACATATTATACTTTCTG CTGCATGTGCAAGGCAGACCATGGTACCACCTCCTACTTCTCAGGCCATGAATCATCTTTTAGTGGGCAAAAGTGCGCTCGTGAGTGGGAAGAATCGACCCCTGACCCTACCTTCTGGTGCTGCAACGACGAAGATAAGACCTACGACGCTAAATCAAAACCGAAGGGACAGACAAGGCGTCACGCTTCACTGGAAAGACACCAAAAAACCGAAGCAGAAACCCTCGAATTTACCAG AAACGGTGGAATGCAACGTTGTAACAATGCAATCCACAGAAGCTGAGCTGGCTTCTCCGAAGCGGAGTAACGGTGACAGTGATAGCGACAGCACATCGACGGAATTGTGCGACGAACCGGACCGTCTCAGTGACGTTGACAGCGAAGACCTGACGTCAGCATCCGAATCCTGTGTCGTCGGAACAGACGAGGAGAAGAGCTCTCAAATCACTGGATCACCGATTCGCGACAAGCCACTCGATCGTTCGTTTCTCGAGGAGAAGATAGAACCAATCAACGTCGAAGATTCGAAGGACTCGAAAAGCTCCGAGGAAAACCTTGGTGACATATCAATCGCTAAGATCACCGACCAAATAAGACGATTATCGGCAGAGGATGACAATAATTCCATGGTTCCTCAAAAATTTAGCGTGCAGAGCAAAGAATCACCGGAAGAACAATCGACGAAAGAATTGAAAAAAGAGAAATCCATGTTAGATCTATCTATAGATTACACTTCCGATAGTAACATCGTTAAAAAATCGTCATTGAACTCGAACGAGTACGACTATCTAGGTTTCAGTGGCAGTAAGATCAGTTCGAAAGAAGATGAAGTATTAGTGCACGAAAGGCATCGATCTAAACAGACAACAAACGAGATTGTAGATATACCTCAAGACGAAGTTGCGACAATCAAGAAAGACCAAACTGAAGACAAGATAACTACGACTATGAAACAAGATTCTTTAAACATATACTTGGATTATTCAGCATCCTTGGACAAGAAATACGATAGAATCACAGATAAATCAAGCCTCGATGTAGAGATAGAAAATGAAATTAGGTCGGATCGATATAAAACATCCTTCGATTTCTCTAGTAGAATATCTTTGGACTTGAAACCGTATGAAACTTCAAAAATAGGAAGTTTAACCAGTGACACTGCAGACACAGTGAATACTGAAAGAACGCTTTATGGCAAGGCCTACGTTGGATATCTTCCTATTTCACCTGTAACAGTTGATCAAAAATTAAGCAAAGTGACACCCAGTACACATACAACGCATAATACTACTGTATTAACTCCTGAAACGCCTGAAATTCTACATAAAACGTTAGAGAACACATCATATAACGATAGAATACAAACGAAAATATATTCAGACCTAGTGAAGAGTCCTAAAACACCAGAAAGCAACAAATCATTCAGTTCAGGTGAAACCATGGGACCTGATTCAAAACCATCGAGTCTGACAGTTAGCCCAAGGACGCCGGTTAGATCAGAATCTCGAGATTTCTCTATGGACAAATCGCTGTGTTCGTCAGTTAGCTCAGACTCGAAGACTTTGGTTCTTCGTTCCGCAGATTCAGACAGTACGAGGGACAGCACGAAAACCGACGCGAAgaaaatgtatgagatttccaATTCGGCGACACCTATCAGCATGGACTCGTTGCAGAAATCAGAAGCCAGCCCAAAACTAGTCGTGAGCAGCTCCAGTGAATCGTGTAGCCCGAGTAAATTAAAGTCTTCCGAGAGGTCGTTCAGTTCGGACCTGCAATCGCCAATAAGTGCCAACTCCATAAAGTATACCTCGAATTTCAGTAGACGGGGCCAAGATGACGTGTCAGGCTCGCCAATGGACTTGAGCAGCGCTACCTCGCCGTTTTATCCGATCTCGAATCCGAATCAAAAAACTCCGACGTCCCCGTACAGTGTTTCTAGAAGAAGATCCAGTTTGGACAGCAATGAAACGTCACCTGAACAGAAATCGACCAGTTCGAGGGAGTCGAACAAGTTCCTAGGTTATCAGTCGACATTTGACTCTCCCATAAAGACGTCTGATATAAAAGATGTAGACGGTATAGCACGAAAGGGTGACACATTCGTCAGACCAGAGTTCATCACGAGGAAAGAAGACTCGAGTATTAATTTGACGGATAGAAGAATCAATGTTAGTGATGTTAAGTATTATCAAACAACGAGTACGGATTACTATCGCAAGGATAAGGATATTTTAGATGACGGAGGGGATGATCCGTCATCGGAGAAAGACGTGGTACCTTCTTTGCCTCAGGAGAAGCTAGATAAACATTATTTGAACTATCGATATAGAGATAGATCGAAGTTGTTGGAAAGAAGTTCAAGCAGTTTGGACAGTAGGAGGTACGCTGATATGAAGTCATCAGCTTCCACCGATGAATTTTCAACGTCGATCGCGCAGAAGAGATCCAGTGACATTTTAGAAGATATTAAACACTTGGAAGCGAAAGCAAACGATGGGTCGTCGGATAATGGGATGTTGACGAAGAAGAGCAGTTATATTTGGGAGGATATGAAGAATTTAGAGGCGAGGAGGCAAGATACCTTTAGTGATTCAGCGAGGAACTTTTCGAAACATCGTCTGGAGATACCAGATATAAATATAACCGGAGAAAGCAGAAAATCGTACGTGGTACATCCGAAGATTAATATCGACGAAAATAGCGACAGCATATTGAAGACCATGGCCTGTGGTAAGAGTAACGGCACAGATGATGGCAGGGAGTCGAAGTTGGGCGTGTGGACGAAGGTGAAGCCTCGTAAAAAGAGTGACAATGGGCGGAGGAACAGCGACAGGGCGTTGAAGATCATTCAAGAAAACTCCGCTATACTTCAGAAGATTCTTGCGTGTCAGGCAAAAAAGCGTCTGCCAGACCTGGAGGAGATATCGAAAGAAATTACCATTAGCCCTATAAACGAGGAGATTTCGAAGATCTTTAGTCCGATATTAGAGAAAATGGGATTAAACGAACACGAGATTAACGAGGAATTGGCGAGAATCAATTTCAAGGATTTCGACAACATGACCGCTACCAGTGTGTCCGAGTTTGATGCAAAGATTAACGAGGAATTATCGAAGCTTTCTCTGATCGACGAGACGGAGCAGATGGACCATTTCGACGTGGACGAGGTGATATCCCACGAATACTTGAACACGAGAGAAGCTCTAATAGATCGTAAGATAAACGAGGAATTGTCGAAACTATTGGCGAACTACGACGATCATTCTCCAGCTAGTATGGTGAGTTTGGACAAAGGACCATCCAGCCAGAATATTAGCGAAATCGAAGGACTGGATCTGTCCAGTATTTCAACTAACGTATTTTCCTATAAATCATCCAATGACTCCATTGACACGAGAAGCGACTTAGGCTCGACGCAGGAACCGTCCATTCCCGTTGACAAGTTTCCGAAATATACGGCATACGCCGTACCGAAGTATCACGTGGACGATTCGTCACCTAAAAGCGACATAGACATCTACAGAGAATTGGAGAAACTCGATAAGATCTCTTCCGCACAGGTGTTACCAGATCCGACTCTGGAGCTTCCACAAAAGGAATTGTCCTCAATTCCGTACGTTCCAAATACGTCGCCCTTCAAGGATGTGTCACCATTGAGGTACACTTCCAAGCCGGCTCAATACGACACTTCACCCCTGAAGACGTCTTACGATCCCTACAAGACCTTCGACTTCAAGCCCAAGTTGTCACCTAAACACGTTTCCACTAATCCATTTGTGTCAGCTACGTATGAGAAACCTGTGGTGGATACCGCTTTCGAGTACATTAACCATAAACCAGAGATCTCGATCAACACGTATGATCTACATTTGAAGAGTCCAATGATGACGAAAGAATCGCTAGAGTTTCGTGTCAGATACGACGATGATCCAGTCAGAGAAGTTAACACCGATTACATGTCTCTCCAGCCAGAAAGTAGATCGATCACTACCACGAGCAAATCTCCTTATTTCAGCAATGGAAATACCGAACCGTTAACGCCTACGAAATATATTTCTAAGGAGGAGAGAATCTTGGATACTGGTGGTACCTCGTTTTTGGATTATCCCAGCGAATCTCCCGAGCTTCTTCGTCGAAAATACAACGCTTTGTCTCCTAAGGAGTACACTCATACCAAAAGTACGACGGATTATGATAGACACTTAGGCACGTTACCTCCTATAGAACCTGGAACAGAGACAGGATCGTATTTACCGACGAGACACCGAGATTATCATTCTCTATCACCGAATCGTCAGTTTCCTGATCACTTTCCTTCTACTATCAATCATCACTACACCTCGAAACTTTCATCAGGTCTCTCTGACGAATCGAAACGACCGGTTTCTCATCCGGAATTCCCTGGCAAGATGAATGTTGGGAAATATGCAGAATTACCCGATAGAAGTTCCAGCAGTTACAAGAAATCATCTCTTAGTTTAGGAAACATAGGACACTCGAGTAAAGGAGCTGATAATAACTTCAACACTGTGACCAGTCCAAAAACGCAGTTCAGTCCCTTTCCCGTTAGAAACGCTCCTAGGAAGCCGAAAGAACTCACGCTGAAACTGGGCCTCTATTCGCCCAAAAGTTCTGATATAGGACAGTTAAAAAGGTCATAG